A stretch of the Cydia amplana chromosome 6, ilCydAmpl1.1, whole genome shotgun sequence genome encodes the following:
- the LOC134648985 gene encoding ubiquitin-conjugating enzyme E2-24 kDa isoform X2, giving the protein MSKALGTSAKRIQKELAEITLDPPPNCSAGPKGDNLYEWVSTILGPPGSVYEGGVFFLDIHFSPEYPFKPPKVTFRTRIYHCNINSQGVICLDILKDNWSPALTISKVLLSICSLLTDCNPADPLVGSIATQYLQNREEHDRIARLWTKRYAT; this is encoded by the exons ATGTCGAAAGCCCTGGGAACATCGGCGAAGAGAATCCAGAAGGAACTAGCAGAGATCACACTAGACCCCCCTCCGAACTGCAGTGCGGGCCCTAAAGGAGACAATTTGTATGAATGGGTGTCAACTATTCTCGGGCCTCCTGGATCAGTATATGAAGGAGGTGTTTTCTTCCTCGACATACATTTCTCACCAGAATACCCTTTCAAACCTCCTAAG GTGACATTCCGGACTAGGATATACCACTGTAACATCAACAGTCAGGGGGTGATATGCCTGGACATACTCAAGGACAACTGGTCCCCTGCACTCACCATTTCTAAAGTCTTACTATCTATTTGTTCCTTGCTCACTGACTGCAATCCAG CGGACCCGCTGGTGGGCAGCATCGCGACGCAGTATCTGCAGAACCGCGAGGAGCACGACCGCATCGCGCGCCTCTGGACCAAGCGCTACGCGACATGA
- the LOC134648985 gene encoding ubiquitin-conjugating enzyme E2-24 kDa isoform X1: protein MSGASGSGSGAGRGRGSSTVTDNKEKENKPNPKMSKALGTSAKRIQKELAEITLDPPPNCSAGPKGDNLYEWVSTILGPPGSVYEGGVFFLDIHFSPEYPFKPPKVTFRTRIYHCNINSQGVICLDILKDNWSPALTISKVLLSICSLLTDCNPADPLVGSIATQYLQNREEHDRIARLWTKRYAT, encoded by the exons ATGTCTGGTGCGTCTGGTTCAGGGAGTGGAGCGGGACGCGGCCGGGGCTCCAGCACTGTAACAGacaacaaagaaaaagaaaataaacccAACCCTAAAATGTCGAAAGCCCTGGGAACATCGGCGAAGAGAATCCAGAAGGAACTAGCAGAGATCACACTAGACCCCCCTCCGAACTGCAGTGCGGGCCCTAAAGGAGACAATTTGTATGAATGGGTGTCAACTATTCTCGGGCCTCCTGGATCAGTATATGAAGGAGGTGTTTTCTTCCTCGACATACATTTCTCACCAGAATACCCTTTCAAACCTCCTAAG GTGACATTCCGGACTAGGATATACCACTGTAACATCAACAGTCAGGGGGTGATATGCCTGGACATACTCAAGGACAACTGGTCCCCTGCACTCACCATTTCTAAAGTCTTACTATCTATTTGTTCCTTGCTCACTGACTGCAATCCAG CGGACCCGCTGGTGGGCAGCATCGCGACGCAGTATCTGCAGAACCGCGAGGAGCACGACCGCATCGCGCGCCTCTGGACCAAGCGCTACGCGACATGA